From the genome of Vicia villosa cultivar HV-30 ecotype Madison, WI linkage group LG2, Vvil1.0, whole genome shotgun sequence, one region includes:
- the LOC131651824 gene encoding vacuolar protein sorting-associated protein 25 has translation MQKLGEFKLPNFFNYPPYFTLQPVRDTREKQIQLWKELIIDYCKTQKVFVIAIEDEFPLFTNTVIERSLTHEAREAFLSALVSEGRAEWMDKGHRKCLILWHRIQDWADILLQFAKDNGLEDGVVTIEEIRFGTESQGTELQGIDRTILNRALKLLEQKGKLVVFKGTSTDDEGIKFSV, from the exons ATGCAAAAATTGGGAGAATTCAAACTACCTAATTTCTTCAATTACCCACCTTACTTCAC TTTGCAGCCAGTAAGGGACACTAGAGAGAAACAAATACAGTTATGGAAAGAGCTTATTATAGATTACTGTAAAACACAGAAGGTTTTTGTGATTGCAATTGAAGATGAATTTCCACTTTTTACTAATACTGTAATTGAAA GGTCTCTTACTCATGAAGCTAGAGAAGCGTTCCTTTCAGCCTTAGTTTCTGAGG GACGAGCTGAATGGATGGATAAAGGACATAGGAAATGTCTTATTTTATGGCATCGGATTCAAGATTGGGCTGACATTTTACTACAGTTT gcaaaagatAATGGACTGGAAGATGGTGTGGTGACAATTGAGGAAATACGCTTTGGAACTGAATCTCAAGGAACAG AACTTCAAGGGATAGACAGAACTATTTTGAATCGTGCATTGAAACTATTAGAACAGAAGGGGAAGCTTGTGGTCTTTAAAGGAACTTCAACAGATGATGAAGGAATTAAGTTTTCTGTataa